GGTAGTAGGATTTTTGTAAGATTAAGGCCATTaagtaagaaagaaaaagaagctggTTCAAGATCATGTGTATGTATTGTTTATCAAAAAGAAGTTTACTTGACAATATTCGCAAACGAGAACGATTATCTCAGTCTTAAAAGACTTTGTGGCCGCCATTTAACTTTTGACGCCTCATGTCCAGATTAAGCTTCCAACTTGAAGTTTATTCCATTTCGTAAGTATATAATATTATGTTTCCTACCAATTATTGGTGTGGTGTTAGATAAATGTTTGCGTCATATCCAATTTTACACCTTACTGAAGCTATTATGTATATTTATAAGTTGCTGATTTGGTTTAATATGTGTTGCTTTTTATATTAAACTAAACTGATAATAGTGTTTTGAAATCGTGCTTAACTCATGAACTATGACATAAAGATTGTGCCTGTAAATGCAGTTTTACCGTTTTTGACCGATTATCCAACCCACCCATTATTGGCAAGTGGGATGTGTACATGAACCATTGTTTTAATTTAACAGAACATCGGAGCTTGATGAAGCAGTTCTACAACGAAGGAACGGTTTAGTTTTCTGCTACGGTGCAACCGGTGCTTTTTTTTGGAACAACAGTAAAGCTTAAGCAGTTTACCCTCTTTTTTTCCTGCTACAGTGCAACCGGTGTTGGTAAGACATTTACGATAGTGCGCACTACATAATTTTGGTACTGCATTGTTTCTACTTTTTAATAAGTTTTAAGAACCGACCCCTCTGCTATAAACCAAAATAGTTTCACTCGATAACCAATTTGCCAAACCTAACCATTTTTTTTCTACCTCTATTTATCatgtattagttataaaactatacTGAAAGTGTTCTTAGGAAAAGTAAGATAGATGATAACATATAACATGGGGTATAATCTAAAATTATGTGCTATATCTGTTTTTTAAATTTCGATAATTGCAAAGAAATATTGAGCAAAATATTCTGATTCTATCTCAAatggatattttataaaaacagtACCTTTATGTAAATTTGATGTACGAACGGACATGACTAGTCTTGATGTTCATTGTAAAccaacacaaataatcaaatatatGTTACACATATTATGGGATATAACTGTACATGATCATAAGTATAAAACCTTTGAGCGTTATGAAACATGTTTTGAAGTTGATGTGTTATTTTAAAGGCTAATGTAGTTATAAAACATTTTTTGAAGTTGATGTGTTATTTTAAATGCTAATGTAGTTGCTTTATAATGTGTTAGAAGCAATTGGTATAGCTTCTAAGGTAAACTAAACGTTATGGAAGGCTTTTTCTGAACAGTTGATACAAATTAAAATAGCTTCTTCATCTTAAATTAACAGTTCTCCAACATATGCTGGAGATGTTAGAGAATATTAAACTAAAATGTTTTATTTGCTTTTTAGGTTATAACTTGATAGTGAAGCCAGCAAATGCTAGAGTGTATATTGCTGGGAGAAAGCCGTTTGGTGGTGATCGAGCCATTTTGCCATTACAAGCGGAGTTTGATAATGTGGTGAAAAAGGAGATGTTGGCTCGAGATGGTGACCTCGACCACTACAAAAACAGTACTATCTTGACAACAATCGACTATATTGTATCATTAAGTAGTGATGTTTTTCTACCCTCTTATCATGGTCATATGGGTACAAGCCTTGTAGGTATATATCTTGAATTTTTGCAATTTTTGCAGCTTTCAGTCAATTATACTGACTCTGTGTTTTTTAAGGGGCTCGAGCATATGTTGGACTCAAAATTTTTTTTCACAAGGTCAATTAATTTCATGGGGCAACCACAGCCAAGAGGTAAGAGGAGATACAGAGACTAATAACATTTTCGGTGCCTGAATGTATGTGTAAAAGTTGAACCATTTGGCAAATTCTATGCTCTTTTTGGACCCATTTGGGGACCTGTTGCATGATTATCACATTGTATAGTTCTTTGACTTGTGATAAATACACCAAAGTCAATATTGTGAAAATGTGCTTTTAAGTGATAGAACCATATAAAATAATGTATAGTCCAATTGTTAAagaataagtagttaattttttctTACCTATGCATCTTCTTACTAGTGCCTAAAAAGTACATGTGTTGAGACCACTTGAATATTGACTTTTAAAGTCTTAATGAGGTGTTCCACATTGAGTTTTCATGGTAATTCATTTCACAATCAACCACATAATCCAGATAATATTTTTTTGTATAATTTTGAATTTAAGTTATTCGGTTCGATTAAATACAACCTAACAAATACGGAgtactatataaaatataattataattattcctACAACTCAATTTTAATTCGTCCCTAAAAAAAACCCGCaaattcgcgggtcttaagctagttaatattaatataagacACCGTCAAACCTAATTGCCTGAATGAACCAACGAACGAGAGCATACAGAGTATATGAAGAATAATCCTGACGTGTGCAATTAGATAAATCATATTTCAAGTTTTAGGGCACTTTATATTACAagttagtatttttttttaattttttttatgaagtTTTATATCGTTATTCTTGATTTGATAGACTAAAAGAAGAAAAATGATATAAGAAAAAGAAATCGATTGAAGTGGGTAAATAAACCAATGATTCTCTAAAAATATTCAGAAAAGATGAAATTGCTGACGTCAGTATGGTCAGTATGATGTCATCGTTGTAGTGTTAATTAATTTAACTTTTAGTAGGAGGTATCAGTTTGATAAGTTAAAGGAGAAACTAATAGAAACAAGGGAAACAAATTGGAGTGGTTAAATAAATAATGTTTCTTTTAAAAGATAAAATTCAGAAAAAGACAAAGTTGctaacatttaatatttaatatttaatatttaatatttaagggtgtgtttggatgaaagtagctggagcttgagcttgtagctggagctggagcttacgagatagagctggagctggagcttattttttaagctggtagctggagcatattattttttataagtgtttggtaaactagctggaacttatttttcagttcataagctctattttttttcataagctaccaaaggtagcttattttttcagagcttatgattttcataagctctactttttttctctaccaaacgaagcttatgacttggagcttattaaaatcataagctcaaactcctataagctctcataagctccaacaagctcgtcacccaaacacaccctAAGTGTACAATATAACAAAATATAGGGTCATGTGAAGTTTTTTCAAATTTTATCTAGTTTAAGGTTTAGTATTTTGGGATTAGTTCTTAAATCCTTAACTCTaaatcgtgttaaaaactcaatataatcataaatctatatattaaaccttaatttctaaacctTTATTTCTAAAATCTAATATTTAAACCCTTAAAAAACACTCGAAGAATAACATGACTCACGATGAATGTTATCAGGAGTAACATTTATCgatgaatgttatttcttcgaACATTTTCTCATAAAAAAATAAGCATTTATCACAAAATATCCTTTTTAaagacaaaattgtctattttatCCTCGTATTTTTCACTTTTTGCCCGTTTCATCCCTgtattttattttctgtatttttcatccttaaaagcattttaaagtcccaatttcatccctcactctaacgaaggttaactgagtccgttaaaactattcacaGGGACTATCCACGAAATCATTAACTAATTAAAAAAAACGAAAGCGAAATGGCTAAAAACCTCTTGTATGACCAAGCAAAACTCTATGGCAAGTCTTTTCCTCTTAGTTCTCCTAACCATCTCTTAACGCCTTAACGATTAATTGGTAACAAACATCGAAAATTTTCGAATCAGTCACGAGACACGGATCAAACGTATCGATATAAAGATTAGCTTATATGGTAAGTAGATCttttattagtattgttacttAGTAGATCTACTTACCgtataaaatatatgtatgtattgttACTGTACAAAATATAATCATTCGTTTATGTATTGTAGCATATACGTTTGCACAGTATGGGTTTGTATCATTTATGTATTGTAGCATATACGTTTGCACAATTGTCCCATGTTTTTATTGTCTATTGCATAGTGTTAGTATTGGTTGTTTAGTCCTGTCACAGATTGGTAGTTAGTTACCATAACATCTATATTATATCTCCAATATACTTACCATGTTTCAAGTTCAAAGTTCAAACGAATTAAAAATCGGTACTAAACGGATAAATACCGAATCGAGCATCCACATCTCATACGTGTACATCATGTCTAGCACAATGGAGTTCGCCTCAAAGGTCAGAAGTTATTAAATCAAATTAACATTAATATCGATACATTTGATCCGTGTCTGATTCGAAAATTTTCGATGTTTGTGACCAATTAATCGTTAAGACGTTAAGAGATGGTCAGCAGAACTAAGAGGAAAAGACTTGCCAGAGAGCTTTGCTTGGTCATACAAGAAGTTTTAGCCATTTGGCTTTTGTCTCTCTTTTTTTTAATTAGTTAGAGATTACGTGGATAGTCCCTGTAAATAGTTTTAACGGACTCAGTTAACCTTCGTTAGAGTGAGGAATGAAATTgggactttaaaatgcttttaaggatgaaaaatgcaaAACATAAAATATAGGGATGAAACGGGTAAAAAGTAAAAAATACAAGGACGAAATAGGCAATTTTgtccttttttaaatgttcatattttttacGTCATCTTAAtgtgtttttaaaaaaattaaagaaaaagaaTTAAAAAATTACTTTACCCTTCCAAAAAAAAAAAGTGCTTCATTAAAtctaacaaaatatatattcaaaaatataataaaataaaatgaaaCAATGAGATGCATAACTCGCCACGTAGAAAACAGAGTTGAACTCAGCCGATTATTCATCATCGCTAACGAAAAACGTTAATCCGACGACGGTGATGGCGATTCGACTCCTAAAAGTGATTCGGATCACAAATTATTCTTCATCAACATTACCTTACTCTATTTCGAACCTTGTTAGGTGgggttcatcatcttcttcgtctAATAACAACAAAAAGAAGATGTTTGATGATCGTTTATCGGGTGTTATAGATTCCGTTAACGACCGTAAATTACCCCCTGAACTCCGTGGTCAACGTAATAATGTCaggtacctttttttttttttttttttttatgttactaTTACTTATACCTTTTTATTTTTATAGAAGTACTCCCACAAACAATTCGTGTGCGGATTTTGCAAACTCTTTAtgaaatattttatttttttattatcattcgcATACATGGTCTTAGTTTCGTATTAATGTTTCGAGTATTAGCTTAGTCGAACATAACTTTGCAAATTATCCTTCAATTGTAAATTTGGTATCGGATTGCAGTTTATATTAGGGGTTTTAAAGCTTTAAAATTTGAGCAATAAATGTGTTTACTCGAGTAAATATTGTCGAATGTTACTCTCCATTTTGAAGAAGGATAAACCTAAGCATTATGATAAAGTGCATCCTAGTTAGAATCCTTTGCTAGTAAACTAAGCATCAATTATGATAAAGTATATCCTAGTTAAAACATATTTTTGTAGCTACTCACCCGAGGCCGTTTTGTTTAGGATTTTTTTAGTTTGGTCAGGCCTCATTCTGGATTCATTCGTCGgataaaaacaataataaaaaattaatTGTAAACGTTTATCAAACCGCTAAGTTATCAACAGACATTAGTAAATATAAAACCGCTAAGTCATCGGATACGTTATAACGTTATTAGTAAATATGATCAGGTCAGAAACAGACATTATCAATGTTGTGGAACAAAGAATTTGGCGATCTATGGAAGAAGGCCATTTTGAAAACTTACCGGGGAAAGGCAAACCGCTAAACTTAGATAGTAATCCTCATGCTGATCCAGCTGAGGACACATTATACCGAATACTTTCTAAAAATAATTGTGCCCCCGAGTGGGTTGAACTTAATAAAGAAATCAGGGGCGACATTGCTACATGGCGGATAACTTTAAAGAAAGCTTGGATTTGCAAAGAGAATGGAGATATGTTCAAATGGGATGAATATTCAAATTCTTTGAAAGCTCAATTGCGCAGTATCAATAATAAGGTTAGTTATCACCGCTATTTACTtaagggcaaatggcccgaaaatgTAACCTATGTtacccaatttgacaatcaaggtaaccccaaTTTGCCTAAGCCCGAAATTCACCTGTTTAACAGGCCGGCCGCATATATGATCTTTTGGTCATTAGTAAGGGtattattgatattactataaTTTTTGTACCTTCATAAAAGTAAGAAAAAACAATTTGTTGCCCCCTCGATGAAATAACCCCGCCTCTGCTTCTGAATTGTATGAAAGCAAATCAGATCAACAGTCAACACCATAAGTCTTCCTTTAACAATACTTGAACAAATCATAGGTCGATGAATTGACCATTCCTTCACCCCGCTTCATTCATTCCCATCCCAAAAAGTCCTTTGATCTGAAGGTAATCTTAAATTTGTCGCTTTTGGTACCGAGACTCACTCAAGTGATCATTCTTGCAGGTTTTCAAGTATAACCTGATAGTACCATTTGGACGTCAAATGAATGGTATAAACTGGGAAAAGGAAATTAATCGTCTCAACGAAGTACAACCTGGTACATGACGAAACGAGAAGGGTTGTGTTATCTTAATCTATGTAATCTTTTCGCATTCCATTAGTATGTTTTAAAGTTGTTTCATTAGTATGCTAACAAAAAATTAGaacaaaattcttttttttttttttttttttttttttttttttttttttttgtaactgtAGTTATACAGAGGTCTCGAACGAGCTCTTTTTCTATTttcaattgtattattattatgtgagattttgttttttgtaatatataatatttgttaGTACCTACATCTTATATAATAAGATAATAAGTGTCCCCTGTTATACTTGAATTGTCTTAAATCAAATGTTCATATCGTGCTTTAATTGATCAATCAAAAGAAGTTCAATTGGAAATGGATGATATTATATTGAGTTCTAGGGGAAGTAGATGATGTTTTATTGATGAAGAATGAAACTGTTGGAGGtttttgaaattttatgcatttcccAAACGATTGATTATAAAGATACGAAAAGGAAATGTCCATAAAGCACATGCGTGTAGAAAGcacaagttcaaatagcaaatcacaCATCATACATACATTTATACAACAACATATGTAATGTTATATTTGGATTTAAATCTTCCTATTAGGTAATGCATGTAGATTACACCCGTCTTTTATGAAATAAAAAAAACTTATGAATGTAATATTGTTATATGGTTTTGAACTATATGGTGAACTATATAAGTGGTGGGCTACTTTGGTTGAGAAATTTGAAGGTTGTATTATTACCAACTCCATTCCATTACAAATCACTACTTACCTTTTACACACACTTAAAAAATATCATTAATTTCATTTTCCTCGATAAAAGAATCTTCTCTATCCATCCAGAATAACCTCTTTTGATCCTCGATTAAAATACAAAGCGGACACTTAAAATCGAACATCTCAAAATAGTAATGTTGACACTAGTAGTGGGAAAAAAAAGTATTTGGTGTTGGGTAGTTTTATTAATGAGCCCTAAGGAAATGGCCAACTTTTAATTAGAGCCTATTATTTTAAGGTTTCCTTAAAGGGCTTGAAGCCCATTTAGGAACGAGCACCATGCAGTTCAGCAGTTGAAACAAGAAAACGAAACCTTAAAACCCTTTGCATGTAGTCTCTTCTTTCGCGTTCCTACGCACCACTCCAATTCATCTCTCCCGCCCGACCGCCTGACCGCCTGACCTTTTCACCGGTCTGGTTTGCGGTTTATCTTTTCAATTGATTTGCATCAAGGTTAGCTTCGTTTGTGTGCCGTTAAAATCACATTGCTAGATAATTTATTAACCAATAATAGCATTTATTTATTGCATACTTTTATTTTTGTGTCTAATTGAAAACTAGATTATGTCTGATATTCCTCCAATTATTAAACACCTTTTATTTACTTTAAGATTTAATTTAAGTTTGAACTTGACACTTCTAGTTAATTGGTTATGCTAGGTTAGCTCTGCTCTACATAACCTAATAGTGATGGTTATTATAAGGACATATATGTTTCATTTATTGATTTACTGTAAGTATTTAGTATTAATGTAAGTTTATTCTGATACCTAAAAGTATTAGGTTAAGCAAGGCCAGGTTTTTTCTACAAAGCTTAATAATGATGGATTCAGAGTTTGCATTTGAGCCACCTAGTGATGAAGAAATTGACTATGAAGATATAAATAGTGatggagaagatgaagaagaaaccagtgatgtagaagaaaaagtaaaaagtaaaataaaGACACAATCTCCATGGGATTTTTCGTCCTATACCGAATCGGTTGCGGAAGAACATGCTCGTCGTAGCACTACTTCAATCGATGAAAAAATCTCAAAGTTTGTACAACAACGTAGTCATGTTGAAACGGTACCGGAGAATGAGGAGGCTGATAATGATGATGGATCTTCTGATTCGGAGCCAGATCGGCAGGTCAGTAGTGTTTATTTATATCCACATAAAGACTTGTAACTAGAGCTAAAATACTTACTCTATGAAACTCATTTACATGTTGCAAATAGCAACATATCTTATATGGTATAGTTGTGAAAAGGTTGGTGATTTATGCTATGTGAATGAGAGTTGTAATTATTATAAGGAAGTGATAGTGTTATAAGGCACGATTTTGAACTAACTGATTGCAAACTATAGGAAGATTTTAAACCTGAAGAAGACGATGACGATGTTCCTCCTACAGCAGGGGGTGAGGATAGTAAATTGTTCTTTTCAAAGGCAGTTGGCGTTAAATTTCATGCAAATTCGTTCATGGATCTCCACCTTTCTAGGCCATTGCTTCGAGCTTGTGAAGCCTTGGGATACAGCAAGCCAACACCTATTCAGGTTATAAATTATAATCATCTACTGACATATTGATTGTCATATATTCACACTCATGTCATATGCTGAATGTTTATTGTATAATCTCTAGGCAGCATGTATACCTTTGGCGCTTACTGGACGTGACATATGTGGTAGCGCAATTACTGGCTCTGGGAAGGTATGTTACATATTTGTATCAATTGAGGCGGGAATTTTGACCCATATACTTATTTATGGGTAGATTTAAGTTACGTTATATCTTTAGTTGACCAAAAGGGTAAAATTTATGTCTAAACGGGCACACCAACTAGTATTATAAGTTCAAAGATATGTCTTGGTTGAAATTGATCAATATTTTGGGTTCATACTTTGCAGACAGCCGCCTTTGTGTTGCCTACATTAGAGAGATTGCTGTTTCGTCCAAAACATAGACCTGCAATAAGGGTCCTAATTCTTACCCCTACGAGAGAGTTGGCTGCTCAGTAAGTACTATTTTATTTAGCTGGCGTTGATAAACTATTCATTCTTGGATATTGAAGAATCTTCCTACCATTCTGTTTTTTTCTTAACTAATGTTATCACTTGAAGAAGTTTACATATTTGATATTTGAAGTTCCAATTAGGATGACTTTTTTAACTGAAGCTGATAAGAGTTTGTAAATGTATTATGTATTCAACAAGTAGTTTTTATGTTAGTACATCGGGCCAATAACAGTTCTACCCATGATGGGGTATTATGTTTGTAAGACTTCTGAAATTTGATGCTGGTTGAATGTTGTCGTTGATATTTTAGCTTTTTGGTACATAAAAGGTTCAACTATATAAACTGGTCATTTATTTTACTTTATTGCTTGCAATTCTAGATGTATAGGACTAGTGGTTATTATTTCTATCTTTTAGTCATGTAACTTTTTGCACTCCTTTGTTTGTTATTGTAATTAGATTTTGTATAATTATGACTTGGATGTTTATTCAGGATTCATAGCATGATTGGAAAACTTGCCCAGTTTATTACAGACATCAGATGTTGCCTTGTTGTCGGTGGCCTTTCAACAAAGGTATGTTTAGCATCTCATATTTTCTTATCAGTTTAATAAACCCCGTTTAGATACTTTAATTTGATTACTGTGAGCTAACATTTAGATAATCAGAAGCAGAGTCTTGATACAACAATACCTATTTTTATAAATGTGATTAATCTGCCTATCTTATTACCAAATTGTACTTttttgtttatttattattatattatttgaaatatgtaTCAGGCTCAAGAAGCAGCATTGAGATCCTTGCCAGATATAGTTGTGGCCACCCCTGGACGTATAATAGATCATTTACGCAATTCAATGTCTGTGGATTTGGATGATCTTGCAGTCTTAATCCTCGATGAAGCAGATCGTCTTCTTGAGCTCGGATTTGATGCTGAGATTCGTGAACTggtaattttgaactgtttactctTTTTTAGTCTTGATTATTAGAGTTCCCAATTTCTCACCTTTTTATAAATGGGTCAGTTCGGGTTACTTTTATTTCTAATGAGTCAAATGGGTTATATCTAAAGACCTAGCTCCGAAGGAACCAAGTCAAACTGGTCTAAATGTAGTATAATTCTATAAAAAACCATCTAAATTTGTGAATTGTTTGgtcatattttatatatacatttgaAGTTAACTGAAATTACATTATGTATTTTGGCATTATCAATACTTTTTTTTCCTAAACAAACATATTGAGCATGCCCCCATTGTTAATATAGATCTTTTTGTGCCTTTGGGTTACCATCGCAGGTGAGACTTTGTCACAAAGGTAGACAGACTATGCTGTTTTCAGCCACTATGACTGAGCAAGTCGACGAGCTTATCAAATTATTGCTCAACAAACCCTTGCGTCTCTCTGCTGACAAGTTCATAAAGCGTCTGTCAACATTG
The window above is part of the Rutidosis leptorrhynchoides isolate AG116_Rl617_1_P2 chromosome 1, CSIRO_AGI_Rlap_v1, whole genome shotgun sequence genome. Proteins encoded here:
- the LOC139845071 gene encoding uncharacterized protein, translated to MAIRLLKVIRITNYSSSTLPYSISNLVRWGSSSSSSNNNKKKMFDDRLSGVIDSVNDRKLPPELRGQRNNVRSETDIINVVEQRIWRSMEEGHFENLPGKGKPLNLDSNPHADPAEDTLYRILSKNNCAPEWVELNKEIRGDIATWRITLKKAWICKENGDMFKWDEYSNSLKAQLRSINNKVFKYNLIVPFGRQMNGINWEKEINRLNEVQPVIQRSRTSSFSIFNCIIIM